In Topomyia yanbarensis strain Yona2022 chromosome 2, ASM3024719v1, whole genome shotgun sequence, one DNA window encodes the following:
- the LOC131684670 gene encoding uncharacterized protein LOC131684670 → MSALTKNLNLEPGQMPSKIQRSSTLVKLTPILDDEGVLRMGGRFEKSDDISFDQKFPIILARQHDITKKLIQCYHERFGHANRETVCNELRQKFWIPNIRAAIMEVMRECMWCKVHRCRPQVPMMAPLPTRRIRAGIRPFSSVGLDYLGPVDVSVGRRKEKRWVAVFTCLAIRAVHLEVVNSLTTQSCLMAIRRFSCKRGAPDIIFSDNATCFKGANNEMLKTLHGDCEEEITTARTAWRFIPPGTPHMGGAWERMVRSVKEAMKALEDGRKLTDEILVTTLAEAEDMINTRPLTYMPQASAENEALTPNHFLRGIVKGADLLVDRGGNLAEALRDVYKRSQYLADRMWERWSKEYLPTINRRTKWYDERKPLEAGDLVFVVDGKDRKNWSRGIVEEVVQGSDGRIREAKIRTATGIHRRAVANLAVLEIKDGKSGCSEEIPDVTGWGVNTAGHTGVDPID, encoded by the coding sequence ATGAGTGCGTTGACCAAGAATCTCAATCTGGAGCCGGGACAGATGCCTTCGAAAATACAGCGGTCGAGTACCCTGGTCAAACTGACTCCGATACTGGACGATGAAGGTGTGCTGCGGATGGGAGGAAGATTCGAAAAATCGGACGACATCTCGTTCGACCAGAAGTTTCCGATCATTCTTGCTCGGCAGCACGACATCACCAAGAAGTTGATTCAGTGCTACCACGAAAGGTTCGGACATGCGAATCGAGAGACGGTTTGCAACGAGTTGCGTCAGAAGTTCTGGATTCCGAATATCCGTGCAGCGATTATGGAAGTGATGCGGGAGTGCATGTGGTGCAAAGTCCATAGATGTCGTCCACAAGTACCAATGATGGCGCCTCTCCCGACTCGACGCATCAGAGCAGGAATTCGTCCTTTCAGTTCGGTCGGCTTAGACTACTTGGGACCAGTAGATGTATCGGTGGGAAGAAGAAAAGAGAAGCGATGGGTGGCCGTGTTTACGTGTCTCGCCATCAGAGCGGTGCATCTCGAGGTGGTGAACAGCCTGACAACACAATCGTGCTTGATGGCCATCCGCCGGTTTTCCTGTAAGCGGGGTGCTCCTGATATTATATTTTCAGATAACGCCACTTGCTTTAAGGGTGCTAACAACGAGATGCTGAAAACGTTACATGGCGATTGTGAGGAGGAAATCACAACTGCAAGAACGGCCTGGCGATTCATTCCGCCTGGCACCCCGCACATGGGTGGTGCATGGGAGCGAATGGTTCGTTCCGTGAAGGAGGCAATGAAGGCATTGGAAGATGGAAGGAAGCTGACAGACGAGATTCTGGTGACAACACTGGCGGAGGCAGAGGACATGATAAACACACGTCCTCTCACGTACATGCCTCAGGCGTCTGCCGAAAATGAAGCTCTGACACCGAACCATTTTCTACGAGGAATAGTAAAGGGCGCGGATCTCCTAGTGGACAGGGGTGGGAATCTAGCGGAGGCTTTGCGTGACGTGTACAAGCGATCGCAGTACCTGGCAGACCGGATGTGGGAACGTTGGAGCAAGGAATATTTGCCAACGATAAACCGTCGCACAAAGTGGTATGATGAACGAAAGCCGCTGGAAGCAGGCGACCTTGTCTTCGTCGTGGATGGTAAGGACCGGAAGAATTGGTCTAGAGGAATTGTCGAGGAGGTGGTTCAAGGGTCCGATGGTCGGATACGTGAAGCGAAAATAAGGACTGCGACAGGGATCCATAGACGAGCCGTCGCGAATCTGGCGGTGCTAGAAATCAAGGATGGTAAATCCGGATGTTCCGAGGAAATACCGGATGTTACGGGCTGGGGTGTCAATACCGCTGGGCACACTGGAGTTGACCCAATCGACTAA
- the LOC131679618 gene encoding uncharacterized protein LOC131679618, with the protein MLLKEEESNMERALEKKRMLFEEKMRQKELQERSILYAEALRKKQEHIMRMKSNQSSFEKAMAALDEELKKVKVENVKPLKVSNVEQLEKDAGESDTALESDEEDQPCSVISEIQSAKSVERTRKRSEQANDGSQYGLGQHRTGPTKAQLAARNGITKKLPCFSGKPEEWPLFFGTYQASNEACGYTDVENLVRLQESLKGPALEWVRGQLILPQTVPRVIIKLQQLYGRPEQLLQSHLEKVRKLESPRADKLASFIPFGNAVEQLCEHLEAANLKQHLVNPLLIQDLVDKLPDSEKRQWVRFKRCADEVTLRTFTEFLSEIVADACEANVSMEYKLATKPASGGQFGREHAKGRGAMYYHSEEENLDETANVERTSFRPCKVCQCTDHRLRHCAEFKKLRYVDRLKVVNHWKLCCVCLNDHSGRCGFKIQCNVGECRERHNPLMHPVNTVVGISAHIWNQTKVMFRMIPAQLHFGGRSITVLAFLDEGASVTLIEKRMADRLGLVGVPEKLTIKWTADITRVEKDSSRMNVWASAVGSKDKVLLHTVRTVENLMLPHQKLDSKEIATQFKHMRGLPIASYDGQPGILIGLNNVHSFVPLEAKIGATAEPIAVKCKLGWTVYGPRQSNTAFDGGYMGYHHEVSNEALHDLLKSHYALEESVVAVAQESAEDKRAREIMERTTKRVGNRFETGLLWRTDDPRFPDSFPMALHRMKQLEKKLERNPELHKNVCRQIEEFQQKGYAHLATAEELIRTETDKVWYLPLNVVTNPRKPGKVRLVWDAAASVQGVSLNTQLLTGPDLLIPLVQVIVGFRERRIAFGGDLREMYHQVKIVERDRQAQRFVFRKNFGEKPSIFVMDVATFGSTCSPSSAQYIKNKNAEEHAVQYPEAAAAIIHRHYVDDYFDSVDTVEEAINRAMQVRTIHKNGGFEIRNWVSNVPEVLRMLGEEKQVTPVHFGRDKQSCSERVLGIIWDPNMDEFSFSTLHRPEMMAYLCNEKRPTKQIALSCVMGFFDPMGLLSPFTIHGKIIIQHLWRLGCDWKQEIDDESWRLWKRWTGLLPEVDAVRITRCYLGNAASSAVESLELHIFTDASEHAYGCVAYLRAVINGNVRCSLVMSRAKVAPLKRQSIPRLELMAAVLGARLSRTVLGMHSLEITRCILWTDSRTVCSWLQSDQYKFKQFIAFRVGEILELTRVIDWRWLPTKLNIADVLTKWGSGPPLSSDGEWFNGKSFLYYPEEEWPSKVMPFEETSEEARGVVLFQELIDVKATSRWMALVRVTASVVRFIANSVD; encoded by the exons ATGTTGCTGAAAGAGGAAGAGAGCAACATGGAGCGTGCGTTAGAGAAAAAGCGAATGCTTTTCGAGGAGAAAATGCGCCAAAAGGAGCTGCAGGAAAGGAGCATCCTTTATGCAGAAGCGTTGCGGAAGAAGCAGGAGCATATAATGCGGATGAAGTCCAACCAGAGCTCATTTGAGAAGGCGATGGCTGCTCTGGATGAAGAGCTAAAAAAAGTCAAAGTTGAGAACGTTAAACCGCTAAAAGTTTCCAACGTCGAGCAGTTGGAAAAAGATGCCGGTGAAAGCGATACTGCTTTGGAAAGCGACGAAGAAGACCAACCTTGTTCGGTAATTTCGGAGATTCAATCTGCGAAAAGCGTCGAACGTACTCGGAAACGATCTGAGCAAGCAAACGATGGAAGCCAATACGGGCTGGGGCAACATCGGACCGGGCCGACGAAAGCTCAGTTGGCAGCTAGAAATGGgattaccaaaaagcttcccTGCTTTTCCGGAAAACCAGAAGAGTGGCCACTGTTTTTCGGTACGTATCAAGCCTCGAACGAAGCCTGCGGCTACACCGATGTCGAGAACCTTGTGCGACTGCAGGAGAGCCTTAAGGGACCGGCCCTAGAGTGGGTGCGCGGCCAACTAATTCTTCCGCAGACCGTTCCGAGGGTAATTATCAAGCTGCAACAGCTGTACGGTCGTCCGGAACAATTGCTACAGAGCCACCTGGAGAAAGTCCGCAAACTGGAGTCGCCGAGAGCTGATAAGCTTGCCAGCTTCATCCCTTTCGGGAACGCTGTGGAGCAACTGTGCGAACATCTGGAAGCAGCAAATCTCAAGCAGCACCTCGTAAATCCGCTGCTTATCCAGGATCTCGTCGACAAGCTTCCTGACAGTGAAAAACGACAGTGGGTTCGCTTCAAGCGGTGCGCCGATGAAGTAACATTGAGGACATTCACAGAGTTTCTGTCAGAAATAGTGGCGGACGCTTGCGAAGCGAATGTAAGCATGGAGTACAAGCTCGCGACTAAACCTGCAAGCGGTGGCCAGTTCGGGAGAGAACACGCAAAAGGGAGAGGAGCAATGTACTACCATAGTGAAGAGGAGAACTTGGATGAAACCGCGAACGTCGAGCGGACAAGCTTTCGGCCGTGCAAAGTGTGTCAGTGTACTGACCATCGTCTGCGGCATTGTGCAGAGTTTAAGAAATTACGATATGTTGACCGGCTGAAGGTTGTGAATCACTGGAAACTTTGCTGTGTTTGTCTGAATGACCACAGCGGACGGTGCGGTTTCAAAATACAGTGCAATGTGGGAGAATGCAGAGAACGACACAATCCGTTGATGCATCCGGTGAATACCGTGGTTGGTATAAGTGCTCACATCTGGAATCAAACGAAAGTTATGTTTCGAATGATTCCCGCTCAGTTGCACTTTGGAGGGCGATCGATTACGGTACTGGCGTTTTTGGACGAAGGAGCGTCCGTTACACTCATCGAGAAAAGGATGGCAGATCGTCTTGGACTTGTGGGTGTCCCGGAGAAGCTGACCATTAAGTGGACAGCAGATATCACGCGAGTGGAGAAGGATTCCAGCCGGATGAATGTGTGGGCATCGGCAGTCGGAAGTAAGGACAAGGTGCTGCTGCACACGGTTCGAACGGTAGAGAATCTGATGTTGCCGCATCAAAAACTGGACTCCAAGGAGATTGCAACCCAGTTCAAGCACATGCGGGGATTACCGATCGCGTCGTACGATGGACAACCCGGAATACTTATAGGGCTCAACAATGTGCATTCATTTGTGCCGTTGGAAGCGAAGATCGGTGCGACTGCAGAGCCAATAGCGGTGAAGTGCAAACTTGGATGGACTGTGTACGGCCCGAGACAGTCGAACACTGCTTTTGATGGTGGGTATATGGGTTATCACCACGAAGTAAGCAACGAGGCCCTGCATGACCTGCTGAAAAGCCACTACGCTCTGGAGGAATCGGTCGTGGCGGTCGCGCAGGAATCGGCAGAGGATAAACGAGCGCGAGAGATAATGGAGCGGACCACAAAAAGGGTGGGAAATCGCTTCGAGACCGGACTACTGTGGAGGACAGATGATCCACGATTTCCGGACAGCTTTCCGATGGCTCTGCACAGGATGAAGCAGCTGGAGAAAAAACTGGAGAGAAATCCGGAGTTGCACAAGAACGTTTGTCGGCAGATAGAAGAGTTTCAGCAGAAAGGATATGCACACCTGGCAACTGCAGAAGAATTGATCCGTACGGAAACAGATAAGGTGTGGTACCTACCGTTGAATGTGGTGACAAATCCCAGAAAGCCTGGCAAAGTGCGCTTGGTATGGGACGCCGCAGCTTCGGTGCAAGGAGTGTCACTCAACACGCAGCTACTGACGGGACCCGACTTGCTGATTCCACTGGTGCAAGTGATAGTAGGTTTCCGGGAGCGACGGATTGCATTCGGTGGCGATCTTCGAGAAATGTACCACCAGGTGAAGATCGTCGAACGCGACAGACAGGCTCAACGCTTCGTGTTCCGGAAGAATTTCGGGGAGAAGCCAAGCATTTTTGTAATGGACGTTGCGACGTTTGGCTCTACATGCTCTCCTAGTTCGGCACAGTACATCAAAAACAAGAACGCAGAAGAACACGCTGTTCAATATCCAGAGGCGGCAGCGGCCATAATCCATCGTCACTACGTCGACGATTATTTCGACAGTGTCGACACCGTCGAAGAGGCCATCAACCGGGCGATGCAGGTGCGTACAATTCACAAAAATGGTGGGTTTGAAATCCGGAACTGGGTTTCCAATGTACCTGAAGTTCTCCGAATGCTGGGGGAAGAAAAGCAAGTCACGCCAGTACACTTTGGTCGGGACAAGCAGAGTTGCAGTGAACGAGTTCTTGGCATCATTTGGGATCCAAACATGGATGAGTTTTCCTTCTCTACGCTGCACCGTCCGGAGATGATGGCGTACTTATGCAACGAGAAACGACCCACGAAGCAGATTGCATTAAGCTGCGTGATGGGATTCTTTGACCCGATGGGATTGCTGTCTCCTTTCACAATCCACGGCAAAATAATCATCCAGCACCTCTGGCGATTGGGCTGCGATTGGAAGCAGGAGATCGACGACGAGAGCTGGCGCTTATGGAAGCGATGGACTGGCCTACTGCCAGAGGTGGATGCAGTTCGGATCACACGCTGCTACCTCGGGAATGCTGCGTCTTCAGCCGTTGAGTCGCTGGAACTTCACATCTTTACTGATGCCAGTGAACACGCATACGGATGTGTAGCGTACTTGCGAGCGGTGATCAACGGAAACGTACGATGTAGCTTAGTGATGTCACGAGCGAAAGTGGCTCCACTGAAACGTCAGTCGATTCCACGGTTGGAATTAATGGCTGCCGTCCTCGGtgctcgactgagtcgaacggTTCTAGGGATGCACTCCCTGGAAATTACACGTTGCATTTTATGGACGGATTCTCGTACGGTGTGTAGCTGGCTGCAATCGGATCAGTACAAGTTTAAGCAGTTCATAGCCTTCAGAGTCGGCGAAATTCTTGAACTGACAAGGGTAATCGACTGGCGCTGGTTGCCGACGAAGCTGAATATTGCGGATGTGCTGACTAAGTGGGGATCCGGGCCCCCGCTGAGCAGCGACGGAGAGTGGTTCAACGGGAAATCATTCCTGTATTATCCGGAAGAGGAGTGGCCGAGCAAGGTGATGCCGTTTGAGGAAACTAGCGAAGAGGCGAGAGGAGTAGTGCTATTCCAAGAACTGATCGACGTCAAGGCTACTTCGCGGTGGATGGCACTGGTGAGAGTGACTGCAAGCGTGGTTCGCTTCATTGCGAATT CGGTCGATTAA